A part of Candidatus Dormiibacterota bacterium genomic DNA contains:
- the acpP gene encoding acyl carrier protein — protein MDANSYEKFKGIIAEQLGVEPEQVTPDASFVDDLNADSLDLVELIMAFEEEYGMEIPDEDAEKIQTVGAAWDYVQEKLGITT, from the coding sequence ATGGACGCGAACAGTTACGAGAAGTTCAAGGGCATCATCGCCGAACAGCTCGGAGTGGAGCCCGAGCAGGTCACGCCCGACGCCTCGTTTGTGGACGACCTCAACGCGGATTCCCTCGACCTGGTCGAGCTGATCATGGCGTTCGAGGAAGAATACGGAATGGAGATACCTGACGAGGACGCCGAAAAGATCCAGACCGTCGGTGCCGCGTGGGACTACGTTCAAGAAAAGCTCGGAATCACTACCTGA